The Chionomys nivalis chromosome 20, mChiNiv1.1, whole genome shotgun sequence genome includes a region encoding these proteins:
- the Ell gene encoding RNA polymerase II elongation factor ELL, with the protein MAALKEARSYGLSCGRVSDGSRVSVFHVKLTDSALKAFESYRAHQDSVSLRPSIRFEGSQGHISIPQPDCPEEVRAFSFYLSNIGRDSPQGSFDCIQQYVSSHGDVHLDCLGSIQDKVTVCATDDSYQKARQSMAQAEEETRSRSAIVIKAGGRYMGKKVQFRKPAPGTADAVPSRKRATPINLASAIRKSGGSGASSVVLRPFRDRVLHLLALRPYRKAELLLRLQKDGLTQADKETLDSLLQQVASVNPKDGTCTLRDCMYKDVQKDWPGYSEGDQQLLKRVLMRKLCQPQSASSDSTASSPPREHGRSASPSQASLLTSQKRPQSTDFIDPLASKKPRISHFTQRAHPTLNGKLGVPNGHETLLPTLGSTPTDTLSSSHLPPRLEPPRTHDPLADVSNDLGHSAQDYKHQEAAPAPAPASAPHLSLPLLTDFSQSERPAGSSHTHSRPKKKSKKHKDKERPPEDRPPAPQPDAPTLLPDTPGLNGACASVPTSTSETTDYLLKYPAISSSEQRQSYKNDFNAEYSEYRSLHARIEQITRRFTQLDAQLRQLSQGSEEYETTRGQILQEYRKIKKTNTNYSREKRRCEYLHRKLAHIKRLIAEYDQRQLQAWP; encoded by the exons CACATCTCCATACCCCAGCCTGACTGCCCCGAGGAGGTGCGGGCCTTCTCCTTCTACCTCTCCAACATTGGCCGAGACAGCCCTCAGGGCAGCTTTGACTGCATCCAACAATATGTCTCCAG CCATGGGGATGTTCACTTGGACTGTCTGGGCAGCATCCAGGATAAGGTCACAGTGTGTGCCACCGATGACTCCTACCAGAAGGCCCGGCAGAGCATGGCCCAGGCAGAGGAGGAGACTCGGAGCCGAAGTGCCATTGTCATTAAGGCTGGAGGCCGCTATATGG GCAAGAAAGTTCAGTTCCGGAAGCCAGCGCCAGGGACAGCCGATGCGGTGCCCTCCCGGAAACGGGCCACCCCCATCAACCTGGCCAGTGCCATCAGAAAGAGTGGTGGGAGCGGAGCCAGCAGTGTGGTCCTGAGGCCCTTCCGAGATCGGGTGCTGCACCTCCTGGCCCTGAGGCCCTACAGGAAGGCTGAGCTGCTGCTGAGGCTACAGAAGGACGGCCTGACGCAGGCGGACAAGGAAACCCTGGACAGCCTACTGCAGCAG GTAGCCAGTGTAAACCCCAAAGACGGCACATGCACACTGCGGGACTGCATGTACAAGGACGTGCAGAAGGACTGGCCCGGCTACTCTGAGGGTGACCAGCAGCTGCTGAAGCGCGTGCTCATGCG GAAGCTGTGCCAGCCACAGAGTGCCAGCTCAGATTCCACTGCCTCCAGCCCACCCCGGGAGCATGGCCGCTCCGCCTCACCCTCTCAG GCTTCTCTGCTCACTTCTCAGAAACGACCTCAGTCCACAGACTTCATTGACCCCCTGGCCAGCAAGAAGCCCCGCATCTCACACTTCACACAGCGAGCACATCCCACCCTCAATGGCAAGCTGGGTGTCCCCAATGGCCACGAGACCCTGCTGCCTACCCTGGGGTCCACCCCTACGGACACCCTCAGCTCTAGCCATTTGCCTCCACGGCTGGAGCCCCCACGGACCCATGATCCCTTAGCTGATGTCAGCAATGATCTAGGCCATAGTGCCCAGGACTACAAGCACCAGGAggctgccccagccccagccccagcctcagcccctCACCTCAGCCTGCCCCTGCTGACAGACTTTTCCCAGTCTGAGCGACCTGCTGGCTCCTCGCACACCCATAGCCGACCCAAGAAGAAGTCCAAGAAGCACAAAGACAAGGAACGGCCCCCTGAGGACAGGCCCCCCGCCCCACAGCCTGATGCCCCTACACTGCTCCCAGATACTCCAG GTCTGAATGGAGCCTGTGCCAGTGTCCCCACGTCTACTTCTGAGACCACGGACTATTTGCT GAAATACCCCGCCATCTCGTCATCAGAGCAGCGTCAGAGCTACAAGAACGACTTCAATGCTGAGTACAGCGAGTATCGCAGCCTGCACGCACGCATCGAGCAGATCACACGCAGGTTCACGCAGCTTGATGCACAGCTCAGGCAGCTGAGCCAGGGCTCCGAAGAGTATGAG ACAACCCGTGGGCAGATTCTTCAAGAATACCGGAAAATCAAAAAG ACCAACACCAACTACAGCAGAGAGAAGCGACGCTGTGAGTACCTGCACCGCAAGCTGGCACACATCAAGCGGCTCATCGCAGAGTATGACCAACGGCAGCTGCAGGCCTGGCCCTAG
- the Isyna1 gene encoding inositol-3-phosphate synthase 1: MEPAAEILVDSPDVVYSAEAIEARYEYRTTRVSREGGVLRVQPTATRFTFRTARQVPRLGVMLVGWGGNNGSTLTAAVLANRLRLTWPTRTGRKEANYYGSLTQAGTVNLGLDGNGREVFVPFSTLLPMVAANDLVFDGWDISSLNLAEAMRRAQVLNCSLQEQLWPHMENLRPRPSVYIPEFIAANQTARADNLIPGTRAQQLEQIRKDIRDFRSSAGLDKVIVLWTANTERFCEVVPGRNDTAENLLRTIQLGLEVSPSTLFAVASILEGCAFLNGSPQNTLVPGALELAFQRHVFVGGDDFKSGQTKVKSVLVDFLIGSGLKTMSIVSYNHLGNNDGQNLSAPLQFRSKEVTKSSVVDDMVQSNSVLYAPGEEPDHCVVIKYVPYVGDSKRALDEYTSELMLGGTNTLVLHNTCEDSLLAAPIMLDLVLLTELCQRVSFCTDSDPEPQGFHPVLSLLSFLFKAPLVPPGSPVVNALFRQRSCIENILRACVGLPPQNHMLLEHKMERSGPGIKPGEMAATSPLSHKKESAPAATNGCTGDANGHTQAPTPEVPTA, from the exons ATGGAGCCCGCCGCCGAGATCCTGGTGGACAGCCCAGACGTAGTCTACAGCGCCGAGGCCATCGAGGCTCGCTATGAGTACCGGACAACGCGCGTCAGCCGCGAGGGCGGCGTGCTGCGG GTGCAGCCCACTGCTACTCGCTTCACCTTCCGCACCGCCCGGCAGGTGCCCCGGCTCGGGGTCATGCTTGTAGGCTGGGGTGGGAACAACGGCTCCACGCTCACCGCGGCCGTGCTGGCCAACCGGCTGCGTCTGACCTGGCCCACGCGCACTGGTCGCAAG GAAGCAAACTATTACGGCTCGTTGACCCAGGCGGGCACCGTGAACCTGGGTCTGGATGGGAACGGCCGGGAGGTGTTCGTGCCCTTCAGCACGCTTCTACCCATGGTGGCCGCCAACGACCTGGTGTTTGACG GCTGGGATATCTCGTCATTAAACCTGGCCGAGGCGATGCGGCGCGCACAGGTCCTGAACTGCAGCCTGCAAGAGCAGCTGTGGCCCCACATGGAGAACCTGCGTCCCCGGCCCTCTGTCTACATTCCTGAGTTCATCGCTGCCAACCAGACAGCACGTGCAGACAACCTCATCCCTGGCACTCGTGCACAGCAG TTGGAGCAGATCCGAAAGGACATTCGAGACTTCCGATCCAGCGCAGGATTGGACAAGGTCATCGTGCTGTGGACCGCCAATACGGAGCGTTTCTGCGAGGTGGTCCCAGGTCGCAATGACACAGCTGAAAACTTGCTGCGTACTATCCAG CTTGGCCTGGAGGTGTCACCGTCCACACTCTTTGCCGTGGCCAGCATCCTGGAGGGCTGCGCCTTTCTCAACGGGTCCCCACAGAACACGCTGGTACCTGGTGCCCTGGAGCTGGCTTTCCAGCGCCATGTGTTCGTGGGTGGGGATGATTTCAAGTCTGGTCAGACTAAGGTCAAGTCTGTTCTAGTGGACTTCCTCATCGGCTCTGGCCTGAAG ACCATGTCCATCGTGAGCTATAATCACTTGGGCAACAACGATGGGCAGAACCTGTCTGCACCACTGCAGTTCCGCTCCAAGGAGGTGACAAAGAGCAGCGTGGTGGACGACATGGTTCAGAGCAACAGTGTCCTCTACGCACCAGGAGAAGAGCCAGATCACTGT GTGGTGATCAAGTATGTGCCCTACGTGGGGGACAGCAAGCGTGCCCTGGACGAGTACACCTCAGAGCTGATGCTGGGTGGAACCAACACCCTCGTGCTCCACAACACCTGTGAG GACTCGCTCTTGGCGGCGCCCATCATGCTGGACCTAGTACtgctcacagagctctgccagCGAGTGAGCTTCTGCACCGACTCAGACCCTGAGCCTCAGGGCTTCCACCCGGTGCTGTCGCTGCTCAGCTTCCTCTTTAAGGCCCCACTCGTGCCTCCTGGCAGCCCAGTGGTGAATGCACTCTTCCGTCAGCGCAGTTGTATCGAGAACATTCTCAG GGCCTGTGTGGGGCTCCCACCCCAGAACCACATGCTTTTAGAGCACAAGATGGAGCGCTCAGGCCCAGGCATCAAGCCAGGAGAGATGGCGGCCACCAGCCCGCTGTCACATAAGAAAGAGTCCGCACCTGCTGCCACCAATGGCTGTACTGGCGATGCCAATGGGCACACGCAGGCACCAACACCAGAGGTGCCCACTGCTTAA